One stretch of Malus domestica chromosome 14, GDT2T_hap1 DNA includes these proteins:
- the LOC114821021 gene encoding gamma-tubulin complex component 2 isoform X1: MENNTSTISCPSTPRWNSERPFLTGRFHQETKSTSRFADTDGYSVGSLSLGFEKAIGCYNAAVQELVVIDDILSAMVGIQGRYVSINRAHGNEDKYTFQVDASMDLALQELAKRVFPLCENFMLINQFVESRSQFKNGLVNHAFAAALRALLLDYQAMVAQLEHQFRLGRLSLQGLWFYCQPMMGSMQALSSVIQMASANNFAGSAVLNLLQSQAKAMAGDSGVRSLLEKMTECACNAYLGILERWVYEGVIDDPFGEFFIAENKYLQKESLTQDYDAKYWRQRYSLKDGIPSFLANISGTILTTGKYLNVMRECGHHVQVPLSENSKLMTFGSNHRYLECIKSAYDFASSELLNLIKEKYDLMGKLRSIKHYLLLDQGDFLVHFMDIARDELTKKLDEISVEKLQSLLDLALRTTAAAADPCHEDLTCCVETSSLLKKLGTLKDREKSRPAPDDNDLEEPVSITGLETFSLNYKIRWPLSIVISKNSLTKYQLIFRFLFHCKHVDRQLCGAWQAHQAVRALNMRGTAISRSSLLCRSMLKFINSLLHYLTFEVIEPNCHVMHKRLKTAKSIDEVIQHHDFFLDKCLRGCLLLLPEFLKKVESLKLLCLQYAAATQWLISSSIDVPSLVDFDGSLVPEKPKPSKSRTPSQALKLSSSNKTVADSILKFEREFNAELQSLGPILNSSSKAEPYLTHLSQCILGTGNEQ, from the exons ATGGAGAATAATACTTCAACAATTTCATGCCCCTCAACTCCTCGTTGGAACTCCGAGCGCCCTTTCCTCACCGGCCGCTTTCACCAG GAAACCAAATCGACGTCGCGATTTGCAGATACCGATGGCTATTCCGTTGGTTCTCTTTC CTTGGGATTCGAAAAGGCCATTGGTTGTTACAATGCTGCTGTTCAG GAACTTGTTGTCATCGATGACATTTTGTCTGCAATGGTTGGGATCCAAGGACGCTACGTTTCAATCAATAGGGCACACGGAAATGAGGACAAGTACACCTTTCAAGTTGATGCATCCATGGATTTAGCTCTTCAG GAATTAGCCAAACGGGTATTCCCTCTGTGCGAGAACTTTATGCTCATTAACCAGTTTGTTGAATCAAGATCCCAATTCAAGAATGGCTTAGTCAATCATGCATTTGCTGCTGCGCTGAGGGCGCTCCTTCTA GATTACCAGGCCATGGTGGCACAGCTAGAACACCAGTTTCGACTGGGAAGACTGTCCCTACAAGGCTTGTGGTTTTACTGTCAG CCAATGATGGGGTCCATGCAAGCACTATCCAGTGTAATACAGATGGCTTCTGCTAATAATTTTGCAGGTTCTGCAGTACTTAACCTCTTGCAGAGCCAG GCCAAGGCCATGGCTGGTGATAGTGGTGTAAGGTCATTACTAGAAAAGATGACAGAATGTGCTTGCAATGCATACCTTGGAATATTGGAGAG ATGGGTTTATGAAGGAGTCATTGATGATCCTTTTGGTGAATTTTTCATTGCTGAAAACAAATATCTTCAAAAG GAAAGCCTCACTCAAGATTATGATGCCAAGTATTGGAGGCAACGTTACAGCCTCAAGGATGGAATTCCTAGCTTCCTAGCAAATATTTCTGGGACAATTTTGACCACAGGAAAATATTTAAATGTCATGAGGGAATGCGGACATCATGTTCAG GTCCCTCTATCAGAAAATTCGAAATTGATGACCTTTGGCTCTAATCACCGTTATCTTGAGTGTATAAAGTCTGCGTATGACTTTGCCAGCAGTGAGCTCTTAAATCTCATCAAAGAAAAG TATGATCTGATGGGAAAGCTGCGATCTATAAAGCACTATCTTCTTCTTGATCAG GGTgattttttagttcattttatGGATATCGCTCGAGATGAGCTCACGAAAAAGCTTGATGAGATTTCTGTGGAGAAGCTGCAG TCTCTTCTAGACCTTGCTTTGCGCACCACAGCAGCTGCAGCAGATCCTTGCCATGAGGACTTAACATGTTGCGTG GAAACATCTTCTTTGCTCAAAAAACTGGGGACACTTAAAGATCGTGAAAAGAGCAGGCCTGCCCCTGATGATAATGATCTGGAGGAGCCAGTGAGCATAACTGGCCTTGAGACATTCTCTTTAAATTATAAG ATTCGGTGGCCGTTGTCTATTGTTATCTCAAAAAATTCCCTAACAAAGTACCAGTTAATTTTCCGCTTTCTTTTCCACTGTAAGCATGTGGATCGCCAGCTTTGTGGGGCTTGGCAAGCACATCAA GCAGTTCGTGCCCTTAACATGCGTGGAACTGCTATCTCCAGATCATCACTGCTGTGCCGTAGCAtgcttaaatttattaatagcCTTCTACACTATCTAACATTTGAG GTTATTGAGCCCAATTGCCATGTGATGCATAAAAGACTTAAGACTGCAAAGAGCATAGATGAG GTTATCCAACACCATGACTTTTTCCTTGACAAGTGTTTGAGGGGATGCTTGCTTCTTTTGCCTGAATTTCTTAAG AAGGTGGAGAGTCTGAAATTGCTTTGCTTACAATATGCTGCAGCAACTCAGTGGTTAATATCATCTTCTATTGATGTTCCTAGCCTTGTCGATTTTGATGGTTCACTTGTGCCAGAAAAACCGAAACCATCAAAATCGCGGACCCCATCTCAGGCACTAAAATTAAGCTCCAGCAACAAAACTGTTGCTGACTCTATTCT GAAATTCGAGAGGGAGTTCAATGCAGAGCTTCAGAGCCTGGGACCGATATTGAACAGCAGTTCCAAAGCAGAACCATATTTGACTCATCTTTCGCAGTGCATTTTGGGGACCGGAAATGAACAATGA
- the LOC114821021 gene encoding gamma-tubulin complex component 2 isoform X2 translates to MVGIQGRYVSINRAHGNEDKYTFQVDASMDLALQELAKRVFPLCENFMLINQFVESRSQFKNGLVNHAFAAALRALLLDYQAMVAQLEHQFRLGRLSLQGLWFYCQPMMGSMQALSSVIQMASANNFAGSAVLNLLQSQAKAMAGDSGVRSLLEKMTECACNAYLGILERWVYEGVIDDPFGEFFIAENKYLQKESLTQDYDAKYWRQRYSLKDGIPSFLANISGTILTTGKYLNVMRECGHHVQVPLSENSKLMTFGSNHRYLECIKSAYDFASSELLNLIKEKYDLMGKLRSIKHYLLLDQGDFLVHFMDIARDELTKKLDEISVEKLQSLLDLALRTTAAAADPCHEDLTCCVETSSLLKKLGTLKDREKSRPAPDDNDLEEPVSITGLETFSLNYKIRWPLSIVISKNSLTKYQLIFRFLFHCKHVDRQLCGAWQAHQAVRALNMRGTAISRSSLLCRSMLKFINSLLHYLTFEVIEPNCHVMHKRLKTAKSIDEVIQHHDFFLDKCLRGCLLLLPEFLKKVESLKLLCLQYAAATQWLISSSIDVPSLVDFDGSLVPEKPKPSKSRTPSQALKLSSSNKTVADSILKFEREFNAELQSLGPILNSSSKAEPYLTHLSQCILGTGNEQ, encoded by the exons ATGGTTGGGATCCAAGGACGCTACGTTTCAATCAATAGGGCACACGGAAATGAGGACAAGTACACCTTTCAAGTTGATGCATCCATGGATTTAGCTCTTCAG GAATTAGCCAAACGGGTATTCCCTCTGTGCGAGAACTTTATGCTCATTAACCAGTTTGTTGAATCAAGATCCCAATTCAAGAATGGCTTAGTCAATCATGCATTTGCTGCTGCGCTGAGGGCGCTCCTTCTA GATTACCAGGCCATGGTGGCACAGCTAGAACACCAGTTTCGACTGGGAAGACTGTCCCTACAAGGCTTGTGGTTTTACTGTCAG CCAATGATGGGGTCCATGCAAGCACTATCCAGTGTAATACAGATGGCTTCTGCTAATAATTTTGCAGGTTCTGCAGTACTTAACCTCTTGCAGAGCCAG GCCAAGGCCATGGCTGGTGATAGTGGTGTAAGGTCATTACTAGAAAAGATGACAGAATGTGCTTGCAATGCATACCTTGGAATATTGGAGAG ATGGGTTTATGAAGGAGTCATTGATGATCCTTTTGGTGAATTTTTCATTGCTGAAAACAAATATCTTCAAAAG GAAAGCCTCACTCAAGATTATGATGCCAAGTATTGGAGGCAACGTTACAGCCTCAAGGATGGAATTCCTAGCTTCCTAGCAAATATTTCTGGGACAATTTTGACCACAGGAAAATATTTAAATGTCATGAGGGAATGCGGACATCATGTTCAG GTCCCTCTATCAGAAAATTCGAAATTGATGACCTTTGGCTCTAATCACCGTTATCTTGAGTGTATAAAGTCTGCGTATGACTTTGCCAGCAGTGAGCTCTTAAATCTCATCAAAGAAAAG TATGATCTGATGGGAAAGCTGCGATCTATAAAGCACTATCTTCTTCTTGATCAG GGTgattttttagttcattttatGGATATCGCTCGAGATGAGCTCACGAAAAAGCTTGATGAGATTTCTGTGGAGAAGCTGCAG TCTCTTCTAGACCTTGCTTTGCGCACCACAGCAGCTGCAGCAGATCCTTGCCATGAGGACTTAACATGTTGCGTG GAAACATCTTCTTTGCTCAAAAAACTGGGGACACTTAAAGATCGTGAAAAGAGCAGGCCTGCCCCTGATGATAATGATCTGGAGGAGCCAGTGAGCATAACTGGCCTTGAGACATTCTCTTTAAATTATAAG ATTCGGTGGCCGTTGTCTATTGTTATCTCAAAAAATTCCCTAACAAAGTACCAGTTAATTTTCCGCTTTCTTTTCCACTGTAAGCATGTGGATCGCCAGCTTTGTGGGGCTTGGCAAGCACATCAA GCAGTTCGTGCCCTTAACATGCGTGGAACTGCTATCTCCAGATCATCACTGCTGTGCCGTAGCAtgcttaaatttattaatagcCTTCTACACTATCTAACATTTGAG GTTATTGAGCCCAATTGCCATGTGATGCATAAAAGACTTAAGACTGCAAAGAGCATAGATGAG GTTATCCAACACCATGACTTTTTCCTTGACAAGTGTTTGAGGGGATGCTTGCTTCTTTTGCCTGAATTTCTTAAG AAGGTGGAGAGTCTGAAATTGCTTTGCTTACAATATGCTGCAGCAACTCAGTGGTTAATATCATCTTCTATTGATGTTCCTAGCCTTGTCGATTTTGATGGTTCACTTGTGCCAGAAAAACCGAAACCATCAAAATCGCGGACCCCATCTCAGGCACTAAAATTAAGCTCCAGCAACAAAACTGTTGCTGACTCTATTCT GAAATTCGAGAGGGAGTTCAATGCAGAGCTTCAGAGCCTGGGACCGATATTGAACAGCAGTTCCAAAGCAGAACCATATTTGACTCATCTTTCGCAGTGCATTTTGGGGACCGGAAATGAACAATGA